The Couchioplanes caeruleus sequence AGCGGGACCGGCTCGGGCAGGGGGGAAGGCATGGTGTGCTGCGGCTGAGGGGCCGGCTGCTCGTAGCGGTGGTGGCCGGTCTCCCGGAGCGGCGCCGGCTCGGTGACCTGCGGCGCCGGCTCGGTGACCTGCGGCGCCGGCTCGGCGACGGGCTGCGCCACCTCGACGTCGATGATCTCGCCGTACTGCGCCTCGCTCGCCCGCTGCACGACCGAGTTGTCGGCGCTGACCTGAACGATGCCGTCCTCCAGCGCGAAGTGCAGCAACACCGGATCGCCGGCGCCCTCGACACCGACCGTCACGGCGAGCTCGGGGTTGCGTCCCACGACCGCGGCGATCGCCTCGACCAGCTCCGTCACGGCCGGCGGGGTGCCCGTGGCCTCCCCGGCGGCGCGGCGGCGCAACTCGTCGCGGCGTGCCAGCCTGTCGAGGGCGTCGTCCAGTCCTCGCACGTCACCCTCCTCCCGTCACACGCTGTCGCTCGTACAACTGTGCCCGCTCGGAGGCCGAATTGGGAACCGAAACGCAGCGACTCGGCGCACACCTTACGACGATCGCATCCGCATCGCCTTGTCGAGGGCCCGGTCGAGCACGACGAGTAAGGCGTCCCGTACGGATCCGCGGAACCGGGCGTCGTACTGCACGATCGGCACTTCGTCGCGGATTGCGAGGGCCCAGCGCACCTCGTCCAGGCTGTAACCGAGTTGTCCGTTGAAGGTGTTGACGCCGACCACGAACGGAAGGCCGGCGCGCTCGAAATAGTCGATGGCGGGGTAACAGTCGTCGATCCGGGACGTGTCGACCACCACCAGCGCGCCCAGGGCGCCCCGGACCAGGTCATCCCACATGAACGAGAAGCGGGTCTGGCCCGGCGTGCCGAAGAGGTAGAGCTTCAGCGTCTGGTCGATGGTGACGCAGCCGAAGTCCATCGCGACGGTGGTGGTGGCCTTGGCGGTCGACTGGTTGGGGTTGTCGACGCCGACCGACTCCGACGTCATCTCGGCCTCGGTGGTCAGCGGCGAGATCTCCGAGATGGCACCGACGGTCGTCGTCTTGCCGACGCCGAAGCCGCCGGCCACGATGATCTTGACCGGCACCGGCGACGCGGTCTTCTGCGGCGGACCGGGTACGCGCGCGGTGCCGACGACGCGGTTCTCAGGATATGGATCGAAGGCCACGGATCACTCGCATGATGGTGTCGGGGTCGGGGAAGTCGCTGGTCATCGCCTGCACGTCGAGGTGCCCGGCGGCGCGCAGGTCGTCGACCAGGATCCGGATGACGCCGAGGTGCATCCGGAGCCGGGCCGAGATCTCGGCTATCGACAGCGGCTCTCCACAGAGTTGGACGATGGCTCGGCGCTCGGGCGAGAGCCGCGCGGCCGATGCGCTGGGAAGCGCGCTGACCTGCGTCTCGAGCCCGATGTCGGCATCCTGGCCGCTGACCCGGCCGGAGGTGATGACGAACGGACGCAACGACGTGGCGTGCTCGTCGGACACCTCCGCGCGCGCGGGCGCGGGCGCCGGGTCCGGCGACGGTTCCCACCGCGCGCCGGACCCCATGTTGCGCAGGAACGGCCGGACCCCGGGAGCCGCCGGGAAGTCCGGGTTGTCGGAGTCGGCCGAATGTCTCATCGTGGTCCGGTCACGACCTTCCTGAGTTGATCCTTTGCGGAGGCGATCGTCATTGCTGGACGGCGTTCTTCAGCTCAGCGATGAGGCGCGGGCTCAGTGCTCCGCCGGCTCGGGTGGCGAACAGCGTCATCTCGTAGGCGAGGGTGCCGAGGTTGGCCGTGCGGTCCGCGATGACGCCGAGCACGGAGCCGGCGCTGATCGAGGTCACCAGCAGGTAGCCGTCGTTCATGTCGATGATGACGCGGTTCAGGCTGCCGAGCTGGTACCAGCTCGCGGCACCGCCGGCGAGGCTGGTCATACCCGAGACGACCGCCGCGAGGCGCTCGGCGTTGGGCCGGTCCTTGTTCCCCGACATCGCCATCAGCAGGCCGTCCGAGGAGACGGCGATCGCCTCCACGACGCCGGCCGTGCCGGACGTGAACGAGTCCAGCAGCCAGTTGAAGGTTTTCGCCTCCGCGCTGAGCTGGGACGTGTCGGCAGGGTAAGGGGATGTCATCGCGGTTGTCCCTCGTGTTGTGGCTGGGTTTC is a genomic window containing:
- a CDS encoding GTP-binding protein, which gives rise to MAFDPYPENRVVGTARVPGPPQKTASPVPVKIIVAGGFGVGKTTTVGAISEISPLTTEAEMTSESVGVDNPNQSTAKATTTVAMDFGCVTIDQTLKLYLFGTPGQTRFSFMWDDLVRGALGALVVVDTSRIDDCYPAIDYFERAGLPFVVGVNTFNGQLGYSLDEVRWALAIRDEVPIVQYDARFRGSVRDALLVVLDRALDKAMRMRSS
- a CDS encoding DUF742 domain-containing protein, whose translation is MRHSADSDNPDFPAAPGVRPFLRNMGSGARWEPSPDPAPAPARAEVSDEHATSLRPFVITSGRVSGQDADIGLETQVSALPSASAARLSPERRAIVQLCGEPLSIAEISARLRMHLGVIRILVDDLRAAGHLDVQAMTSDFPDPDTIMRVIRGLRSIS
- a CDS encoding roadblock/LC7 domain-containing protein, translated to MTSPYPADTSQLSAEAKTFNWLLDSFTSGTAGVVEAIAVSSDGLLMAMSGNKDRPNAERLAAVVSGMTSLAGGAASWYQLGSLNRVIIDMNDGYLLVTSISAGSVLGVIADRTANLGTLAYEMTLFATRAGGALSPRLIAELKNAVQQ